The Sporosarcina luteola genome contains a region encoding:
- the hisS gene encoding histidine--tRNA ligase: MNFKVPRGTQDILPSESWKWQKVESIIRTICDSYRYKEIRTPIFEQTELFQRTVGDTTDIVTKEMYTFTDRGNRSMTLRPEGTAPVVRSFVENKMFGYPDQPVKLYYQGPMFRYERQQAGRYRQFVQFGVEAIGSADPAIDAEVIALAMDVYKRAGLTDVKLVLNSLGDSESRNAHRDALVAHFTPHISAFCGDCQSRLEKNPLRILDCKVDREHPLMESAPSLADYLTDQSAAYFEQVKGYLDEVGIAYELDPNLVRGLDYYNHTAFEIMSTASGFGAITTLCGGGRYNGLAEEIGGPSAPGIGFGMSIERLLLALEAEGKSFTQEPELDVYIVTLEESAHRKGFKLLNELRNAGIRADMDYMDRKMKAQMKSADRFNAKAVIVIGEDEVAGNSVQLKNMADGSQEKIEDAIIIGKIKEQLK, encoded by the coding sequence ATGAATTTCAAAGTGCCAAGAGGGACACAGGACATCCTGCCTTCCGAGTCGTGGAAATGGCAGAAGGTTGAATCGATCATCCGTACTATTTGCGACAGTTATCGTTACAAGGAAATCCGCACACCGATTTTCGAACAGACCGAATTGTTTCAACGGACAGTTGGGGATACTACTGATATCGTAACAAAAGAAATGTACACGTTTACGGATCGCGGAAACCGATCCATGACGCTTCGTCCGGAAGGGACAGCACCGGTCGTCCGTTCATTCGTCGAGAACAAGATGTTCGGATATCCCGATCAGCCGGTAAAACTGTATTACCAAGGTCCGATGTTTCGCTACGAACGTCAGCAAGCTGGCCGTTACCGTCAATTCGTTCAGTTCGGTGTCGAAGCAATCGGCAGCGCGGATCCCGCGATTGATGCCGAAGTGATCGCTTTGGCAATGGACGTCTACAAACGTGCCGGATTGACGGATGTGAAGCTCGTACTCAATTCTTTGGGCGACAGTGAATCAAGGAATGCACACAGAGATGCCCTCGTCGCACATTTTACACCGCATATCAGCGCATTTTGCGGTGATTGCCAATCGCGTCTCGAGAAAAACCCGCTCCGGATCCTCGATTGCAAAGTGGACCGCGAACATCCTTTGATGGAGAGTGCACCATCATTGGCCGATTATTTGACTGACCAATCGGCAGCTTATTTTGAACAGGTAAAAGGGTATTTGGATGAAGTTGGCATTGCTTATGAATTAGATCCGAACTTGGTCCGCGGTCTCGATTATTACAATCACACCGCCTTTGAAATCATGAGCACCGCATCAGGCTTCGGGGCGATCACTACGCTATGCGGCGGAGGCAGATACAATGGCCTGGCAGAGGAAATCGGCGGTCCTTCAGCGCCTGGCATCGGTTTCGGAATGAGCATAGAGCGCCTTCTGTTAGCTCTTGAAGCGGAAGGAAAGTCGTTCACTCAGGAACCTGAACTTGATGTCTATATCGTCACTCTTGAGGAATCTGCTCACCGGAAAGGCTTCAAATTATTGAATGAACTAAGAAATGCAGGCATCCGGGCAGATATGGACTATATGGACCGCAAAATGAAGGCCCAGATGAAATCGGCAGACCGGTTCAATGCAAAAGCGGTCATCGTCATCGGTGAAGATGAGGTGGCGGGAAACTCGGTACAGCTGAAAAATATGGCTGACGGCTCCCAGGAAAAAATCGAAGATGCAATTATTATTGGAAAAATAAAAGAACAGTTGAAATAA
- the aspS gene encoding aspartate--tRNA ligase — protein MQRTHYCGQLTEEVIGQTVTLQGWVQKRRDLGGLIFIDLRDREGVVQVVFNPDFSNAALEIAETVRNEYVIEVTGKVVERQEQQKNPKVKTGSIEVHVEKIQIINEAKTPPFMIEDETDVNEEIRLKYRYLDLRRPALARIFKMRSDITKTVRNFLDEEGFLEVETPILTKSTPEGARDYLVPSRVHTGEFYALPQSPQLFKQMLMVSGFDRYYQIARCFRDEDLRADRQPEFTQIDMEMSFMTIEDIMELNERLMKKVMKDVKGIDIETPFKRMPYEEAMGRFGSDKPDTRFAMELQDVSEIVKDSSFKVFAGAVESGGQVKAINVKGAADNYSRKDIDALGEFASVYGAKGLAWLKVDADGLKGPIAKFFEGEAGEALANSLDATAGDLLLFVADKKSVVADALGALRMKLAKDLNLIDETQFNFLWVTEWPLFEYDEEEGRFYAAHHPFTMPADVDGLETDPSSVKAQAYDLVLNGFELGGGSLRIYQRDVQEKMFKALGFSAEEAREQFGFLLDAFEYGTPPHGGIAFGLDRIVMLLSGSTNLRDTIAFPKTASASDLLTEAPSAVDNSQLSELGISILSK, from the coding sequence ATGCAACGGACACATTATTGCGGACAATTGACAGAGGAAGTCATTGGCCAGACGGTTACATTACAAGGCTGGGTACAGAAAAGAAGGGATTTAGGCGGTCTGATTTTCATTGATCTGCGGGATCGCGAAGGGGTTGTACAAGTCGTTTTCAATCCGGATTTCTCGAATGCTGCGCTTGAAATTGCCGAAACGGTACGCAATGAATATGTCATTGAAGTGACTGGGAAAGTCGTTGAACGTCAAGAGCAACAGAAAAACCCGAAAGTGAAAACCGGTTCAATCGAAGTGCATGTAGAAAAGATTCAAATTATCAATGAGGCAAAAACTCCTCCATTCATGATTGAAGATGAAACCGATGTAAACGAAGAGATCAGACTGAAATACCGTTATTTGGACCTTCGCCGTCCGGCACTTGCACGTATATTCAAAATGCGTTCTGATATCACAAAGACTGTCCGTAATTTCTTGGATGAGGAAGGATTCCTTGAAGTGGAAACTCCGATTTTGACGAAATCCACGCCTGAAGGGGCAAGGGATTACCTAGTCCCAAGCCGCGTGCACACAGGGGAATTTTACGCGTTGCCGCAGTCACCTCAACTTTTCAAGCAAATGCTCATGGTGTCAGGCTTCGACAGATATTACCAAATAGCGCGTTGCTTCCGTGATGAAGACCTTCGCGCTGATCGCCAACCTGAATTCACGCAAATTGATATGGAAATGAGCTTCATGACCATTGAAGACATTATGGAATTGAATGAGCGTCTCATGAAGAAAGTAATGAAGGATGTTAAGGGGATTGACATCGAAACTCCGTTCAAGCGTATGCCTTATGAAGAAGCGATGGGACGTTTCGGTTCAGACAAACCGGATACCCGTTTTGCCATGGAACTGCAGGATGTGTCTGAGATCGTGAAGGATTCTTCCTTTAAAGTATTTGCCGGTGCTGTAGAATCGGGCGGGCAAGTGAAAGCGATCAATGTTAAAGGTGCTGCAGATAATTACTCACGTAAGGATATTGATGCATTGGGTGAATTTGCATCCGTTTATGGCGCAAAAGGGCTTGCTTGGCTAAAAGTGGACGCTGATGGATTGAAAGGACCGATTGCAAAATTCTTTGAAGGGGAAGCGGGAGAGGCTTTGGCGAATTCCCTGGATGCGACAGCAGGTGACCTCCTCCTATTCGTCGCGGATAAGAAATCGGTCGTTGCTGATGCGTTGGGAGCTCTAAGAATGAAGCTTGCCAAAGATTTGAACCTGATTGACGAAACGCAATTCAATTTCCTATGGGTGACTGAGTGGCCGTTATTCGAATACGACGAAGAGGAAGGGCGATTCTATGCAGCCCACCATCCATTTACGATGCCTGCGGATGTCGATGGACTTGAAACAGATCCTAGCAGCGTCAAGGCCCAAGCATATGACCTCGTGTTGAATGGCTTTGAGCTTGGTGGAGGGTCATTGAGGATCTATCAGCGCGATGTCCAGGAGAAGATGTTCAAGGCACTCGGTTTCTCTGCTGAGGAAGCACGGGAGCAATTCGGATTCTTGCTTGATGCTTTTGAATACGGTACGCCTCCGCATGGTGGGATTGCATTCGGGTTGGACCGGATTGTCATGTTATTATCAGGTTCGACAAATCTCCGGGATACAATTGCATTTCCGAAGACCGCTAGCGCAAGTGATCTGCTGACAGAAGCTCCAAGTGCTGTGGATAACTCACAACTTTCCGAATTGGGTATTTCTATCCTGTCGAAATGA
- a CDS encoding tRNA threonylcarbamoyladenosine dehydratase encodes MLHQFSRNELAIGKEGIDLMRNTTVAILGVGGVGSFAAEACARSGVGRIILIDKDTVDITNVNRQLVATLSTIGKSKVEVMKERIADVNKDCEVIGLHMFYTEDTYEEFFSYAPDYVIDASDTISYKIHLIKECVARGIKIISSMGAANKLDPTRFQIADISKTHTDPIAKVIRLRLRKEGITKGVPVVFSDESPIVVREDVVETVGKPEAQIRKAKMPPASNAYVPSVAGLVCASWVLNDIVKDIHIERVKDKK; translated from the coding sequence TTGTTACACCAATTTTCCCGAAATGAACTGGCCATCGGAAAAGAAGGCATTGATTTGATGCGCAACACAACTGTCGCCATACTAGGCGTCGGAGGAGTCGGTTCGTTTGCAGCCGAAGCTTGTGCCCGCAGCGGTGTCGGTCGGATCATCCTCATCGATAAAGACACTGTTGACATTACAAATGTCAATCGTCAGCTTGTGGCAACCTTATCAACAATTGGCAAGTCTAAAGTTGAAGTGATGAAAGAACGCATCGCAGATGTGAACAAGGATTGCGAAGTGATTGGACTTCATATGTTTTATACGGAAGATACGTACGAAGAGTTTTTCAGTTATGCACCTGATTACGTTATCGACGCATCTGACACAATCAGCTACAAAATCCATCTGATCAAAGAATGTGTAGCAAGAGGCATTAAAATCATTTCTAGCATGGGAGCTGCAAACAAGCTTGATCCAACCCGCTTTCAAATAGCCGATATTTCCAAAACGCATACCGATCCAATTGCAAAAGTGATTAGACTACGTTTGAGAAAAGAAGGCATTACAAAAGGCGTCCCAGTCGTGTTTTCCGATGAAAGTCCAATTGTCGTCAGAGAAGACGTCGTTGAGACCGTCGGCAAACCCGAGGCGCAAATCCGAAAAGCGAAAATGCCACCCGCTTCAAATGCCTATGTCCCTTCCGTCGCAGGTCTGGTCTGCGCAAGCTGGGTGCTAAACGATATTGTTAAAGACATCCACATCGAACGAGTTAAGGACAAGAAGTGA
- a CDS encoding chemotaxis protein: MQKQDGILLESGTNELEIVEFQMGQNRYGINVIKVKEIILPTPITTIPHAHPSIEGIIQLRGAVLPVINMERVMGLPETIGKNEGKYIVAAFNKQEVVFHVHEVAQIHRVSWNQIEKPSDLYSGDASQVIGVIKRENDMLLLLDFEKIVVDINPDSGIQVEQVRKLGARERSNKRILVAEDSPLLRQLLNDTLTEAGYGNIEFFENGKDALGFLESLTVDGKKVSDEVQLVITDIEMPQMDGHHFTKRIRENKDLALLPVIIFSSLITDELKHKGISVGANDQVSKPEIAELVLKIDQYIL; encoded by the coding sequence TTGCAAAAACAGGACGGAATCTTACTCGAAAGCGGAACGAACGAACTCGAAATCGTCGAATTCCAAATGGGACAGAACCGCTATGGCATCAATGTAATTAAAGTGAAAGAAATTATCCTGCCTACACCAATCACTACCATCCCGCATGCACACCCGTCCATCGAAGGAATCATCCAACTCCGCGGAGCCGTCCTTCCCGTTATTAATATGGAAAGAGTGATGGGTCTGCCTGAAACAATTGGCAAGAATGAAGGGAAATATATCGTCGCGGCCTTCAACAAGCAGGAAGTCGTCTTCCATGTCCACGAAGTTGCACAAATCCATCGCGTTTCATGGAATCAGATTGAAAAGCCTTCAGATTTATATTCAGGTGATGCCTCTCAAGTCATCGGGGTGATCAAACGGGAAAATGATATGCTTCTACTGCTTGATTTCGAAAAAATCGTCGTTGATATTAACCCAGATAGCGGAATTCAAGTCGAACAGGTAAGAAAGCTAGGGGCGAGGGAGAGGTCCAATAAGAGAATCCTTGTGGCAGAGGATTCACCGCTGCTCCGTCAGTTATTGAATGATACATTAACCGAAGCGGGTTATGGGAACATAGAGTTTTTTGAAAACGGAAAAGATGCACTAGGGTTTTTAGAAAGTTTGACAGTTGACGGTAAAAAGGTCTCCGATGAAGTTCAACTTGTCATCACCGATATCGAAATGCCTCAAATGGACGGTCATCATTTCACGAAGAGGATTCGAGAGAATAAAGACCTGGCACTGCTACCGGTAATCATCTTCTCATCATTGATCACTGATGAACTGAAACATAAAGGAATCAGCGTCGGTGCGAATGATCAAGTGAGCAAACCTGAAATTGCCGAGCTCGTTCTGAAAATTGATCAGTATATCCTTTAA
- a CDS encoding replication-associated recombination protein A, with amino-acid sequence MQNEPLAFRMRPRNIDEVAGQRHIIGKDTVLYRMINRGHVPSMLLYGEPGIGKTSMAYAIAGTSDLPFIALNATVSGKKDVEEVVAEARITGKVILFLDEIHRFNKLQQDTLLPHVEKGSIVLIGATTENPFHDVNPAIRSRCGEILQLNRLEPNDLVELIERALHDEERGLGKMTIEMNDDQIRKIAEGVNGDARKALTLLESIISASDEEKGKIVVEDWLIDNLIGRIGLVGDKKGSHHYNLLSALQKSVRGSDVNAAIFYLANLLETGDLIAVSRRLLVMAYEDIGLAAPEIGPHVLAATEAAVRLGMPEARIPLANAVIEMCLASKSNSAYKAVDAAVKAINEGKTGDIPLHLRDTHYAGAAELGHEGYRYPHDTPVGTFGGWVNQQYLPEKIKQAEYYEPVIAGEEKRLAGIYERLKEFKRNK; translated from the coding sequence TTGCAAAATGAACCACTAGCATTTCGAATGAGACCAAGAAATATAGATGAGGTTGCCGGACAGCGACATATTATCGGCAAAGATACTGTGCTTTATCGGATGATTAACAGAGGACATGTCCCTTCCATGCTGCTATACGGGGAGCCGGGGATTGGAAAGACTTCGATGGCCTATGCGATCGCCGGTACAAGCGATTTGCCATTCATCGCATTAAACGCGACAGTTTCAGGAAAGAAGGACGTTGAGGAAGTCGTTGCAGAAGCCCGGATCACGGGAAAGGTCATCTTATTCCTTGATGAAATTCATCGTTTCAATAAATTACAGCAAGATACACTATTGCCTCATGTTGAAAAAGGCTCAATTGTGCTGATCGGCGCAACGACGGAAAACCCTTTCCACGACGTGAATCCCGCAATTCGGTCGAGATGTGGGGAAATTCTTCAATTGAACCGACTCGAGCCCAATGACCTGGTTGAATTGATTGAACGCGCCTTGCATGACGAAGAACGCGGCCTTGGAAAAATGACTATCGAGATGAACGACGACCAAATTCGGAAAATCGCCGAAGGGGTTAATGGTGATGCACGGAAAGCGCTCACGTTACTGGAATCCATCATTTCAGCAAGTGACGAGGAAAAGGGCAAGATCGTTGTTGAAGATTGGTTGATCGACAATTTGATCGGAAGGATCGGACTTGTCGGTGATAAGAAAGGGTCGCATCATTACAATCTACTATCTGCTTTGCAGAAGTCTGTGCGTGGCAGCGATGTGAATGCAGCTATCTTCTATTTGGCGAATCTTCTTGAGACAGGCGATTTGATTGCGGTATCACGCCGACTGCTCGTCATGGCATATGAGGACATTGGATTGGCGGCACCCGAAATTGGTCCCCATGTACTCGCCGCTACGGAGGCAGCTGTTCGTCTCGGCATGCCGGAAGCACGCATTCCGCTAGCGAACGCCGTTATTGAAATGTGCCTCGCTTCCAAATCGAATTCGGCTTATAAGGCAGTTGATGCTGCTGTAAAAGCGATTAACGAAGGAAAAACAGGTGATATCCCTCTCCACTTGCGGGACACTCATTATGCGGGTGCGGCTGAGCTTGGACATGAAGGATACCGTTACCCTCACGACACTCCGGTTGGCACATTCGGCGGCTGGGTGAATCAGCAATATTTGCCGGAAAAAATTAAACAAGCGGAATACTATGAGCCGGTGATTGCCGGTGAAGAGAAGAGGCTTGCGGGCATTTATGAACGATTGAAGGAATTTAAGAGAAATAAATAG
- the cymR gene encoding cysteine metabolism transcriptional regulator CymR gives MRISTKGRYGLTVVVELGKKYGEGPLPLRKIAEEQNLSEAYLEQLIPALRNSGIVKSVRGAYGGYKLAKPPGEITAGDVIRLLEGPIQVVEGIDGDKVPQQSLWNRIGDAIREVLDTTTIKDLVESDESADLDGYMFYI, from the coding sequence ATGAGGATTTCAACGAAAGGCCGATATGGGCTGACAGTAGTTGTGGAACTTGGAAAGAAGTATGGGGAGGGGCCATTGCCATTACGCAAAATCGCGGAAGAACAAAATTTGTCGGAAGCGTATTTGGAGCAGCTTATCCCTGCGTTGCGTAATAGCGGAATCGTAAAAAGTGTCCGCGGAGCATACGGAGGCTATAAACTTGCAAAGCCACCTGGCGAAATTACCGCGGGGGACGTGATCAGATTACTTGAAGGACCTATCCAGGTCGTAGAGGGAATAGATGGCGACAAAGTTCCTCAGCAGTCTTTATGGAACCGTATCGGCGACGCCATTCGTGAAGTTTTGGATACAACGACAATCAAGGATCTGGTGGAATCGGACGAATCCGCTGATCTAGATGGATATATGTTTTACATTTAA
- a CDS encoding cysteine desulfurase family protein, giving the protein MQTIYLDHAATTPIHPAVSAVYVKAMDRVFGNPSSIHSFGRTSRKLLDDSRKAIAEAISAEPNEIIFTSGGTEADNIAIFGTAAAMKDKGNHIITTAIEHHAVLNSCKELENNGFDVTYLPVDEDGKISAEQVAEALTDQTVLVTVMYGNNEVGTIQPIKEIGEILKDHQAVFHTDAVQAFGIMDLDVNELLVDLLSASAHKLNGPKGVGFLYQRKGLQTTPLQFGGEQERKRRAGTENIPAIAGFAEAIKIARNEMEENHRKYDRFTTILTEVFHQEGIDFEVNADVVDRLPHVVNISFPGTEIESLLVNMDMAGIAVSSGSACTAGSLEPSHVLSAMWGSESPKLRNSVRFSFGLGLDEQMVREAATKTAQIIKRLVK; this is encoded by the coding sequence ATGCAAACGATATATTTGGACCATGCCGCCACGACACCGATCCATCCGGCAGTGAGTGCGGTTTATGTAAAAGCGATGGATAGGGTTTTTGGCAATCCTTCAAGCATCCATAGCTTTGGACGGACTTCCCGGAAATTGCTGGATGATTCGCGCAAAGCAATAGCGGAGGCGATCAGCGCCGAACCAAATGAAATCATTTTTACATCAGGAGGAACAGAAGCCGATAATATCGCCATTTTCGGAACTGCCGCTGCAATGAAGGATAAAGGAAATCACATTATTACGACTGCTATTGAGCACCATGCCGTTTTAAACTCTTGCAAGGAATTGGAGAATAACGGATTTGATGTCACTTATTTACCAGTTGATGAAGATGGTAAGATAAGCGCCGAACAAGTTGCTGAAGCACTTACCGATCAAACTGTTCTCGTAACGGTCATGTATGGCAACAATGAAGTCGGAACGATCCAACCTATCAAGGAGATCGGCGAAATATTGAAGGACCATCAAGCTGTCTTCCATACAGATGCAGTTCAAGCATTTGGCATTATGGACTTGGACGTGAATGAACTGCTAGTCGATCTGCTCAGCGCTTCGGCCCATAAATTGAATGGGCCAAAAGGAGTCGGCTTCCTCTATCAACGGAAAGGCCTTCAAACTACGCCGCTACAATTTGGTGGGGAACAGGAGCGGAAAAGGCGAGCAGGAACTGAAAATATCCCTGCCATCGCAGGCTTTGCAGAAGCTATAAAAATAGCTAGAAATGAAATGGAAGAAAATCATCGCAAGTACGATCGATTCACAACGATTTTGACGGAAGTTTTTCATCAAGAAGGAATTGACTTCGAAGTCAATGCGGATGTAGTCGATCGGTTGCCGCATGTAGTGAACATTAGCTTCCCTGGAACCGAAATTGAATCATTGCTCGTGAACATGGATATGGCGGGTATCGCTGTATCGAGCGGTTCTGCGTGTACAGCGGGATCTCTTGAGCCATCGCATGTATTATCTGCGATGTGGGGAAGCGAATCCCCGAAACTTCGGAACTCGGTACGCTTCAGTTTCGGTCTTGGACTCGACGAACAGATGGTACGTGAAGCTGCGACGAAAACAGCGCAAATCATCAAACGACTCGTGAAATGA
- the mnmA gene encoding tRNA 2-thiouridine(34) synthase MnmA, producing MRTANKPISETRVVIGMSGGVDSSVAALLLKEQGYDVIGIFMKNWDDTDEFGVCTATEDYEDVISVCNEIGIPYYAVNFEQQYWDKVFTYFLEEYKAGRTPNPDVMCNKEIKFNAFLDHAMSLGADFLATGHYAQVVETAEGVAMLRGKDENKDQTYFLNQLSQEQLQKVMFPIGGLDKSEVRQIAERAGLATAKKKDSTGICFIGERNFKEFLGQYLPAQPGDMKTMDGQTVGKHDGLMYYTIGQRHGLGIGGAGDPWFVIGKDLKENTLLVGQGFHHDALYSDSLTAINISFATARELPTTFECTAKFRYRQPDTKVTVELTGDGNANVTFAEPVRAITPGQAVVFYDGEECLGGGTIDKVVKDGVQLDYVG from the coding sequence ATGAGAACTGCAAATAAACCAATATCCGAAACCCGGGTTGTCATTGGAATGTCGGGAGGAGTCGACTCATCTGTCGCTGCTCTTCTCTTGAAGGAGCAAGGATACGATGTCATTGGAATTTTCATGAAAAACTGGGACGACACCGATGAATTCGGCGTTTGCACAGCAACTGAAGATTACGAGGACGTCATCAGCGTATGTAATGAGATTGGAATTCCTTATTATGCTGTCAACTTTGAACAGCAATATTGGGATAAAGTCTTCACCTACTTCCTCGAGGAATATAAAGCCGGAAGAACTCCAAATCCGGATGTTATGTGCAATAAGGAAATTAAATTCAATGCGTTCCTTGATCATGCTATGAGCCTCGGCGCGGATTTCCTTGCGACAGGGCATTATGCACAAGTCGTCGAAACAGCTGAAGGCGTCGCAATGCTCAGAGGGAAAGATGAAAACAAAGACCAGACTTATTTCCTCAATCAGCTGTCACAGGAGCAGCTGCAAAAGGTCATGTTCCCAATCGGTGGTCTTGATAAGTCGGAAGTGCGTCAAATTGCCGAGCGTGCAGGGCTGGCTACCGCGAAGAAAAAGGATTCGACTGGCATTTGTTTCATCGGTGAAAGGAATTTCAAGGAATTCCTTGGACAATATTTGCCCGCACAGCCAGGAGATATGAAAACGATGGATGGCCAGACTGTCGGAAAACATGATGGACTGATGTATTACACGATCGGCCAACGCCATGGGTTAGGGATCGGCGGTGCAGGCGATCCATGGTTCGTTATCGGTAAAGACCTAAAAGAGAACACATTGCTCGTCGGACAAGGCTTCCATCATGACGCCCTTTATTCCGACAGCTTGACTGCTATTAATATAAGCTTCGCAACTGCCCGCGAATTGCCGACCACATTTGAATGCACAGCAAAATTCCGCTATCGTCAACCGGATACGAAAGTTACGGTTGAGTTGACGGGTGATGGAAATGCAAACGTCACATTCGCGGAACCCGTCCGGGCAATCACCCCGGGTCAGGCAGTCGTCTTTTATGACGGAGAAGAATGCCTTGGCGGTGGGACAATTGATAAAGTAGTGAAAGACGGAGTGCAACTAGATTACGTAGGATGA
- a CDS encoding tetratricopeptide repeat protein, with amino-acid sequence MEYNEIGIKALQEGEYEKAIEAFMKAAEEEPDNPVGYINLGNVFASAGDTERAERFFQRAISLDGNAGSALYGLGNLYYSNERFEEAAIVYEKAIRAGLNEADAYFMLGKSLKQSDKSKLALPYFQRAAELAPDDLEIRLAFGILLAEMELFEEAGKELSLVLKKDEENADAHYNLGVLYAVSTDRKDDALYHLEKAFTIEPEHTQARYIYDMIKLG; translated from the coding sequence ATGGAATACAATGAAATTGGTATAAAAGCCCTTCAAGAAGGGGAGTACGAAAAGGCTATCGAAGCCTTCATGAAAGCAGCGGAGGAAGAGCCGGACAACCCGGTCGGCTACATCAACCTCGGGAATGTCTTCGCCTCTGCTGGTGACACTGAAAGGGCTGAACGCTTCTTCCAGAGAGCAATCAGCCTGGACGGAAATGCAGGTTCAGCACTTTATGGCTTAGGCAATCTCTATTATTCCAACGAGCGGTTCGAAGAGGCGGCGATTGTTTATGAAAAGGCAATCCGTGCCGGCCTGAATGAAGCCGATGCCTATTTCATGCTTGGGAAGAGCTTGAAACAATCGGACAAATCCAAGCTCGCATTGCCGTATTTCCAAAGAGCTGCAGAGTTGGCGCCGGATGATCTTGAGATCCGTCTTGCATTCGGGATTCTGTTGGCTGAAATGGAACTCTTTGAAGAGGCGGGGAAAGAATTGTCGCTCGTCTTGAAAAAAGATGAAGAGAATGCAGATGCCCACTATAATTTAGGTGTGCTGTATGCAGTCTCGACGGATCGGAAGGATGATGCGCTTTACCATCTGGAAAAAGCGTTCACGATCGAACCGGAACATACGCAAGCGCGTTATATTTACGACATGATTAAATTAGGTTAA